One window of the Vigna radiata var. radiata cultivar VC1973A chromosome 1, Vradiata_ver6, whole genome shotgun sequence genome contains the following:
- the LOC106767566 gene encoding mitochondrial phosphate carrier protein 3, mitochondrial, whose translation MAPSYSETLGRHSLIPSFLYSCPSPPQKKIEASSFAVPSPSEKRRIEMFSPAFYGACTIGGILSCGPTHTAVTPLDVVKCNIQIDPVKYKNTSTGFGVMFKEQGLRGFYRGWAPTLVGYGAQGAFKYGLYEYFKKYYSDIAGPEYATKYKTLIYLAGSASSELIADVALCPFEAVKVRVQTQPGFARGLADGLPKLVRTEGVSGLYKGIMPLWGRQVPYTMMKFASFENIVEMIYKHVISKPKYECSNSQQLGVSIVGGYMAGILCAVVSHPADNLVSFLNNSKGASVADAVKKLGLWGMFTRGLPLRILMVGTLTGAQWGIYDSFKVFVGLPTTGGVAPALPPPAA comes from the exons ATGGCTCCTTCATACTCTGAAACTTTGGGGCGCCATTCTCTGATTCCGAGCTTTCTCTATTCCTGTCCCTCTCCGCCGCAGAAGAAGATTGAAGCTTCAAGCTTCGCGGTTCCTTCTCCCAGTGAGAAACGCAGAATAGAGATGTTTTCGCCGGCGTTCTACGGTGCTTGCACCATCGGAGGAATCCTCAGCTGTGGCCCCACGCACACCGCCGTCACGCCTCTTGACGTTGTCAAATGCAACATACAG ATTGACCCTGTCAAGTACAAGAACACCAGCACAGGATTTGGAGTCATGTTTAAGGAGCAAGGACTGAGGGGTTTTTACCGCGGATGGGCACCTACCCTTGTTGGTTACGGCGCACAGGGTGCCTTCAAATATGGATTGTATGAGTACTTCAAGAAGTACTATTCTGACATAGCTGGTCCAGAGTATGCAACGAAGTACAAGACATTGATTTACCTAGCCGGTTCAGCATCTTCTGAGTTGATTGCTGATGTTGCTCTTTGCCCATTTGAGGCTGTGAAGGTCAGAGTTCAAACTCAGCCTGGCTTTGCTAGAGGCCTAGCTGATGGACTCCCAAAGTTAGTCAGAACTGAAGGTGTCTCAGG GCTGTACAAGGGAATTATGCCTCTGTGGGGAAGACAGGTTCCAT ATACAATGATGAAATTTGCTTCTTTTGAGAACATAGTTGAGATGATCTACAAGCATGTCATCTCCAAACCAAAATATGAATGCAGCAATTCCCAGCAACTAGGTGTGAGCATTGTCGGTGGATACATGGCTGGTATATTGTGTGCTGTCGTCTCCCATCCCGCTGATAATCTTGTCTCTTTCCTTAACAATTCCAAAGGGGCAAGCGTTGCTGAT GCTGTAAAGAAGCTTGGACTATGGGGTATGTTTACCCGTGGTCTACCTCTTCGTATTCTTATGGTTGGAACTCTCACAGGAGCTCAATGGGGAATATATGATTCATTCAAAGTTTTTGTGGGGCT GCCAACCACTGGCGGTGTTGCTCCTGCTCTTCCTCCTCCTGCTGCTTAG